A DNA window from Hordeum vulgare subsp. vulgare chromosome 1H, MorexV3_pseudomolecules_assembly, whole genome shotgun sequence contains the following coding sequences:
- the LOC123408887 gene encoding myosin-binding protein 1-like isoform X2, producing the protein MFLLFGAIQEDEIKQRSQVGVIEKTNPAIPAKVVPEQVSTDHSKVKVSIEEVRELDASPGTYEQSTKDNGAPTNAGFTAKPAPSGSALPSRIFVDRNSSIKNTFVGRVNLPSPRPSEIISARDNNSTTQQEVKALLTQMSSVRGLDYSWTEGATSPDTMIQNDENNGTTRRPYLERNYSVLEPSDANLGICEAEGEISLESLKRQIDINKKSMLVLYKELEEERSASAIAASQAMAMINRLHEEKAAMQMEALQYLRMMEEQADHDHEAIQNLHDLLTEREKELLDMDAELDSFRRLLQSDQFNGGNFDDTVDNTTGYDKNVSFDVLNASDFMTSTMSGFKEEKAYILESLGRLEEKLRISTYKLASDDAKSNQEETLLGDHIGDESTSFQQSIEGKDKDECSYSPVDNDKMSGLNDLKDEISLLDARLKALEDDHEFLKRVVSSLKGDGLQCVRDIMSHLQELRRVAAQ; encoded by the coding sequence TGAGTATTGAGGAAGTCAGGGAGTTAGATGCTTCACCAGGCACATATGAACAATCTACAAAGGACAATGGTGCTCCTACAAATGCTGGATTCACAGCAAAGCCTGCGCCCAGTGGGTCTGCCCTGCCTTCGCGCATTTTTGTCGACCGCAACAGCAGCATAAAGAACACTTTCGTCGGTAGGGTCAATCTGCCATCTCCTCGCCCATCAGAGATTATCTCTGCCCGGGACAACAATTCTACTACTCAACAAGAAGTGAAGGCACTCCTTACTCAGATGTCCTCTGTAAGGGGCCTTGACTATTCTTGGACTGAAGGAGCAACTAGTCCTGATACCATGATTCAGAATGATGAAAACAATGGTACCACCAGGAGGCCGTACCTCGAGAGAAATTACTCTGTGTTGGAACCGTCGGATGCAAACCTCGGCATTTGTGAAGCTGAAGGAGAGATCTCACTTGAGAGCTTGAAGCGACAGATTGACATCAACAAGAAGTCAATGCTTGTCCTTTACAAGGAGCTCGAGGAAGAAAGGAGTGCTTCTGCGATTGCAGCTAGCCAAGCCATGGCCATGATCAACAGATTGCACGAGGAAAAGGCTGCCATGCAGATGGAAGCACTGCAATATCTTAGGATGATGGAAGAGCAGGCCGACCATGACCATGAAGCGATACAGAATCTACACGACTTGCTTACAGAGAGGGAGAAAGAATTACTTGACATGGATGCCGAATTAGACAGTTTCCGGAGGCTACTCCAGTCCGACCAATTTAATGGGGGGAATTTTGACGATACAGTGGACAATACAACTGGATATGACAAGAATGTGTCATTTGATGTCTTGAATGCATCGGATTTCATGACGAGCACCATGTCAGGTTTCAAAGAAGAAAAGGCATACATTTTGGAATCACTGGGCAGATTGGAGGAAAAACTTCGCATTTCTACATACAAGCTTGCTTCTGATGATGCCAAAAGCAATCAAGAGGAGACATTGCTTGGAGATCATATAGGGGATGAATCAACTTCTTTTCAGCAATCAATTGAGGGGAAGGACAAGGATGAGTGTTCATATTCTCCTGTCGACAACGACAAAATGAGTGGCCTAAACGATCTTAAGGATGAAATTTCACTCTTGGATGCACGACTGAAGGCCCTTGAAGACGACCATGAGTTTCTCAAGCGGGTAGTCAGTTCCCTCAAAGGTGATGGGCTTCAGTGTGTACGAGACATAATGAGCCATTTACAGGAGTTGCGAAGAGTTGCAGCTCAATGA